Proteins encoded by one window of Yersinia massiliensis:
- a CDS encoding recombination protein NinG, whose protein sequence is MIAKLPKHRNCKVCNDRFKPAAIYEWWCCEKHKDEHIKQLAKKAHDDALRKSEQRRREKEKKERIALKVRKINAKPKAYWIKQAQQAVNAFVRARDSNLPCVSCGTTSAAQWDAGHYRTTSAAPQFRFDPRQIHKQCSVCNQHKSGNIVPYRVELIKRIGIETVEAIENNHERRSYSVEELKSIRDYYRLELKRLKETQEAA, encoded by the coding sequence ATGATAGCCAAGCTCCCAAAGCACCGGAATTGTAAAGTATGCAACGATAGGTTTAAGCCAGCCGCGATATACGAGTGGTGGTGCTGCGAAAAGCATAAAGATGAGCACATAAAGCAGTTGGCGAAAAAAGCTCATGATGATGCGTTAAGAAAATCCGAACAGCGAAGGCGGGAGAAAGAGAAGAAGGAAAGAATAGCGTTAAAAGTCAGGAAAATTAACGCCAAGCCAAAAGCATATTGGATTAAGCAGGCACAGCAAGCCGTCAACGCCTTTGTAAGAGCACGAGATTCAAACCTACCCTGCGTATCATGTGGCACTACTTCAGCAGCACAGTGGGACGCTGGGCACTACAGAACAACCTCAGCAGCACCTCAATTCAGATTCGACCCCCGACAAATACACAAACAATGTTCAGTATGCAACCAGCACAAGAGCGGGAATATCGTTCCGTACCGCGTCGAGCTGATCAAGCGTATTGGAATTGAAACCGTTGAGGCTATCGAGAATAACCACGAACGCCGCAGCTATAGCGTTGAAGAGTTGAAAAGCATTCGTGATTACTACCGGTTGGAGTTGAAGCGGCTTAAAGAAACTCAGGAGGCAGCGTGA
- a CDS encoding DUF551 domain-containing protein, whose translation MKELDSFTVEEIEEIISSCQQEIHNTPTSDEMPVSPRELLSLARIALAAKRAEPVAYWNDACDLDDGAFSYANDAGCTRPLYTTPQLNSPEIPDYKSALLGLLTNRISKDHLGFFTLAGINKTNLVRAVEVSEAAINFENVPQVDIGECLIPNGWKITQDWIKCSDRLPDKSGDYLVACHYPEFYAKCWVMHVMDFCHTAYETPVMRWYSSDRAPYIKYWMPLPTVPEKPL comes from the coding sequence ATGAAAGAATTAGACAGTTTTACTGTAGAAGAGATTGAAGAAATTATAAGTTCCTGCCAGCAAGAGATTCATAACACTCCAACTAGTGATGAAATGCCAGTAAGCCCTCGAGAATTACTTTCCCTAGCCCGAATCGCGTTAGCTGCAAAGAGAGCTGAGCCTGTTGCTTATTGGAATGACGCTTGTGACTTAGATGATGGAGCGTTCAGTTATGCAAATGATGCCGGTTGCACAAGACCTCTCTACACCACCCCACAGTTGAACTCTCCGGAGATACCTGATTATAAATCTGCACTTCTTGGCTTGTTAACGAATCGCATATCAAAAGACCATTTAGGATTTTTCACTCTAGCTGGAATAAATAAAACAAATCTAGTACGAGCCGTTGAAGTTTCTGAGGCAGCCATAAATTTTGAAAATGTACCACAAGTAGATATTGGTGAATGTTTAATACCTAACGGTTGGAAGATAACGCAAGACTGGATTAAATGCAGTGACCGGCTACCTGATAAATCAGGAGACTATTTAGTTGCGTGTCACTACCCTGAATTTTATGCAAAATGCTGGGTGATGCATGTCATGGATTTCTGCCATACAGCTTATGAAACTCCAGTCATGCGGTGGTACAGCTCAGATAGGGCCCCATATATCAAATACTGGATGCCACTCCCTACAGTGCCGGAGAAGCCACTATGA
- a CDS encoding DUF4752 family protein: MSDYLNVGLAFAGYLFIMFKTGEWMARIIWKQWDKRKKEDRKQKVINELYDAFNLSELTESGTLKVVTKNGLTIMMFRK; encoded by the coding sequence ATGAGCGATTACCTAAATGTTGGTTTAGCCTTTGCGGGTTACTTGTTCATCATGTTTAAAACAGGCGAGTGGATGGCAAGAATCATCTGGAAGCAATGGGATAAACGCAAGAAAGAAGATCGAAAGCAGAAGGTCATTAACGAGCTGTATGACGCTTTCAATCTTAGTGAATTAACGGAGAGTGGCACGCTAAAAGTAGTAACCAAAAACGGCTTAACCATCATGATGTTTCGGAAGTGA
- a CDS encoding exotoxin, translated as MFSGLKNIFTYLPALLLIMLAGLSIHYYNQADEWHNKADAAAKERDEARFILSNQVRMVNIINDIAKANENDKQKITQEGEARVVYIREAIKGDDCTNNLVPAAAADLLRKHANQIRSGATGTDTSKLTF; from the coding sequence ATGTTTAGCGGGTTAAAGAACATATTTACCTACTTGCCAGCGCTGCTACTCATCATGCTGGCCGGCTTGTCGATTCACTATTACAACCAAGCTGACGAATGGCACAACAAGGCAGATGCAGCAGCAAAAGAGCGTGACGAAGCCCGGTTTATTCTCAGCAACCAAGTCCGCATGGTTAACATCATCAACGATATTGCCAAGGCCAACGAGAATGACAAACAGAAAATTACTCAAGAGGGTGAGGCTCGCGTTGTTTACATTCGAGAGGCGATTAAAGGCGACGATTGTACTAATAATCTTGTTCCTGCTGCCGCTGCTGACCTCCTGCGGAAACACGCAAATCAAATACGTTCAGGTGCCACAGGTACCGATACCAGCAAGCTTACTTTCTGA
- the lysC gene encoding Rz1-like lysis system protein LysC — protein MPQVPIPASLLSDCMPPEIPEVLTWGNSLLLNDTLLTVIEQCNADKASIRQIESTRQGDK, from the coding sequence GTGCCACAGGTACCGATACCAGCAAGCTTACTTTCTGACTGCATGCCGCCAGAGATACCCGAGGTATTAACTTGGGGTAACAGCCTATTGCTGAATGACACCTTGCTAACGGTGATAGAGCAGTGCAACGCAGACAAGGCGAGCATTAGGCAAATCGAATCAACCCGACAAGGTGATAAATAG
- a CDS encoding helix-turn-helix domain-containing protein, giving the protein MNLNDYLKQNGISQADYAVAAGVTQGFVSQVIAGRYKPKGRKAIQWSEATNWAVTPHELNSDDYPNKTDGLPTNQLNAA; this is encoded by the coding sequence ATGAATCTGAATGATTACCTAAAACAGAACGGCATTAGCCAAGCTGACTATGCAGTTGCTGCCGGTGTTACTCAGGGTTTTGTTAGTCAAGTTATTGCTGGTCGTTACAAACCAAAGGGACGCAAGGCCATTCAATGGTCAGAGGCAACCAATTGGGCGGTAACACCCCATGAATTAAACAGTGATGACTACCCGAACAAAACTGACGGGTTACCTACAAATCAACTTAACGCCGCTTAA
- a CDS encoding lysozyme, whose protein sequence is MFPALRNKIIGASAGTALAIAVVLLGGDDGLEGRKYVAYYDVVNVLTVCDGHTGKDIIPNKKYSDAECDALLQKDLAPVQRTVDTAVKVPLSKYQKAALYSFTYNVGQSAFTKSTLLKKLNTGDIKGACDELRRWTYAGGKPWKGLQNRREIERELCLAG, encoded by the coding sequence ATGTTTCCAGCTCTCCGCAATAAGATAATTGGTGCGTCGGCCGGTACCGCGCTGGCGATCGCCGTAGTATTGCTTGGTGGTGATGATGGGTTAGAGGGCCGCAAGTATGTAGCTTACTACGATGTCGTCAATGTCCTCACTGTATGCGATGGCCACACTGGTAAAGACATCATCCCCAACAAAAAATATTCAGATGCTGAGTGCGACGCTTTATTGCAGAAAGACTTGGCCCCAGTACAGCGAACTGTCGATACCGCAGTAAAAGTTCCGCTGAGCAAATACCAGAAAGCTGCCCTGTACTCATTCACCTATAACGTTGGCCAGAGCGCATTTACTAAATCCACCCTGCTTAAAAAGCTCAACACTGGCGATATTAAAGGCGCTTGCGATGAGTTACGCCGTTGGACATACGCCGGTGGTAAGCCGTGGAAGGGATTACAGAACCGACGCGAGATAGAGAGGGAATTATGTTTAGCGGGTTAA
- a CDS encoding phage holin family protein — protein MRMDKYSSGSSYWFGGITTMLGAMSLNEWALLIGIACTIGTFGVNWYYKRKEYQLRERSNVSSSPQ, from the coding sequence ATGAGAATGGACAAATATTCAAGCGGCTCATCCTACTGGTTCGGCGGTATAACCACGATGCTCGGTGCAATGTCATTAAACGAGTGGGCGCTTCTTATTGGTATTGCCTGCACCATTGGAACGTTTGGAGTGAATTGGTACTACAAGCGAAAAGAATATCAACTACGGGAGCGGTCAAATGTTTCCAGCTCTCCGCAATAA
- a CDS encoding DnaB-like helicase C-terminal domain-containing protein: MTIDYKLPPHSLEAEQSVLGGLMIDGGDTDRCRAVFSILKSESFFSRPHRVIYEGLRRLDSQQQPLDLITLSESLGDSGELDTVGGFGYLAELSKYTPSAANIVAYANVIRDRAMKRYGIEKANKITELFYANDGMTAEEKFEAAQSLFSQIADHAKTGNQRGLRRFEDVFTDWVDVVEKRFAGDQSAIGLTSGIASLDAMLEPKRIVKGSLFVVGARPKMGKTTFYLNMAINCAMNEKLPALAFSLEMPDLQLAERMITQISGVSSKNFYLDGYDDNRFALASAKGVELATNGNLYIDDTPGLSLAHIVSECRRIKRERGVVGMVLVDYLTLMKAEKADRNDLAYGMITKGLKNLAKELDCVVVLLTQLNRDLEKRTNKRPLPSDSRDTGQIEQDCDYWLGIYRAGAYDDNANQHDTELLMKLNRHGENGVVYVEQRFGAIYDCDQTQARAKADESDRRSSKQQGGF; the protein is encoded by the coding sequence ATGACCATTGATTATAAATTACCTCCGCACAGCCTTGAAGCTGAGCAGAGTGTCCTTGGTGGGCTGATGATTGACGGCGGTGACACTGATCGGTGCCGAGCTGTGTTTTCAATCCTCAAGTCTGAATCATTTTTCAGTCGCCCACACCGCGTTATTTACGAAGGTTTGCGTCGTCTGGACAGTCAGCAGCAACCGTTAGACTTGATCACGTTATCGGAATCTCTCGGTGATAGCGGTGAGCTGGATACGGTCGGCGGGTTCGGTTATCTGGCTGAGCTATCCAAGTACACACCCAGTGCCGCGAACATTGTCGCTTATGCGAACGTGATCCGCGATCGAGCTATGAAGCGTTACGGAATTGAGAAAGCCAATAAAATCACTGAGCTGTTCTATGCAAATGACGGCATGACGGCAGAGGAGAAATTCGAGGCGGCTCAATCGCTGTTTTCGCAGATAGCAGATCACGCCAAAACAGGTAATCAGCGAGGCTTACGCCGGTTCGAAGATGTATTTACGGATTGGGTTGATGTCGTGGAGAAGCGATTTGCTGGCGACCAAAGTGCTATCGGACTAACCAGCGGGATCGCGTCACTGGATGCCATGCTGGAACCTAAGCGCATTGTGAAGGGGTCGCTATTCGTCGTTGGTGCGCGTCCGAAGATGGGTAAAACCACGTTCTACCTCAACATGGCTATCAACTGCGCGATGAATGAGAAGTTACCAGCGCTGGCGTTCAGTCTTGAAATGCCTGATTTGCAACTGGCCGAACGGATGATCACCCAGATATCCGGCGTATCAAGCAAGAATTTCTATCTTGATGGGTACGACGATAACCGGTTTGCTCTGGCTTCTGCCAAGGGCGTAGAGCTGGCTACTAACGGCAATCTCTACATCGACGACACACCGGGCCTTTCACTGGCGCACATTGTTTCAGAATGTCGTCGTATTAAGCGAGAGCGTGGCGTTGTCGGCATGGTGTTAGTTGACTACCTGACGCTGATGAAAGCCGAGAAAGCTGATCGAAACGACTTGGCTTACGGGATGATCACCAAAGGACTTAAGAACCTCGCTAAAGAACTGGATTGCGTCGTTGTGCTGCTGACCCAGCTTAACCGTGATTTGGAAAAGCGTACCAACAAACGCCCACTCCCCAGCGACTCCCGCGATACCGGACAAATCGAACAGGACTGTGACTACTGGCTCGGCATATACCGCGCTGGTGCTTACGACGATAACGCCAATCAGCATGATACAGAGCTGCTGATGAAGCTTAATCGCCACGGTGAAAACGGCGTCGTGTATGTGGAGCAAAGATTCGGGGCAATTTATGACTGTGACCAGACTCAAGCTAGAGCAAAGGCTGATGAATCAGATCGCCGGTCATCCAAGCAACAAGGTGGTTTCTGA
- a CDS encoding LexA family protein, whose product MAKKNVITEEDLKIADRLKQIWDRKKDQLGLSQEKAAGILGFSTQAAISQFLNGKTSLNTENILKFSALLDVAPEEINPSIGPLLAHVRATAQTTNYKDPTPAYGYPLISWVQAGAFSEIDGSFTERDAIRLVDSTKRAGNNAFWLEVKGDSMTAPVGVSFPEGMLILVDPDRAVHDGDLCVAYLTNKKAATFKKYVEDAGDHFLKPLNPSWPLTVIDEDCRIIGKVIDATWEDLDS is encoded by the coding sequence ATGGCAAAGAAAAATGTAATTACTGAAGAAGACTTGAAAATTGCGGATCGCTTAAAGCAAATTTGGGATAGAAAAAAAGACCAGTTAGGACTTAGCCAGGAAAAGGCGGCGGGAATACTTGGTTTTAGCACTCAAGCAGCTATAAGCCAATTCCTTAATGGCAAGACTTCTCTTAACACAGAAAATATCCTCAAATTCTCTGCGCTGCTTGATGTAGCACCGGAGGAAATTAATCCATCTATCGGGCCACTGCTTGCACATGTAAGGGCAACGGCACAGACAACTAATTATAAGGATCCGACTCCAGCTTATGGTTACCCATTGATTAGTTGGGTTCAGGCTGGAGCATTTAGCGAGATTGATGGGTCATTCACTGAAAGAGATGCCATCAGGTTAGTGGACTCCACTAAAAGAGCCGGGAATAACGCATTTTGGCTGGAAGTTAAAGGCGACTCAATGACGGCTCCTGTAGGGGTTAGCTTCCCAGAGGGCATGCTCATTCTTGTTGACCCTGACAGGGCTGTTCACGATGGTGATTTATGTGTTGCATATTTGACGAACAAAAAAGCAGCCACCTTCAAGAAATACGTTGAGGACGCGGGGGATCACTTCCTTAAACCGCTTAATCCATCTTGGCCATTGACGGTAATCGATGAGGACTGCCGCATCATCGGTAAAGTTATCGATGCTACGTGGGAAGATTTGGACAGCTAA
- a CDS encoding HipA family kinase, translating to MSAMWGGKKLEKEDDPSQNEAPEQGNLFELEFNDYTPSSLGTAHLSGFAIASDEMEYAVKGSTSNITIPVQNPSQVPAAEWFCTNLAERCGIATPVCKVLKCISDGEYVFGSRIELSAWKSGLNDAQWISILFTANESLKKQLWAIYAFDQFVHNIDRHFNNYLYMKNSRDQVIVKTFDFSLSSFVIGWPRSTTSTLPTDSSTCINWSIAKQFIGDTEELRKVGLNVLDKIERIGVDAISDILNGMPEDWMPPMHKDYLIKWWAGEGKTERINAIRLEISS from the coding sequence ATGTCAGCAATGTGGGGAGGGAAGAAATTGGAAAAAGAAGATGATCCAAGCCAGAATGAAGCACCAGAGCAAGGCAATCTTTTCGAGCTAGAATTTAATGACTATACCCCATCAAGCCTCGGGACTGCGCACCTTTCTGGCTTCGCTATCGCCAGTGATGAAATGGAATATGCAGTAAAAGGTTCAACAAGTAATATCACGATTCCAGTTCAGAACCCCTCTCAAGTCCCAGCGGCAGAATGGTTCTGTACAAATTTGGCGGAGAGATGCGGTATAGCGACTCCAGTATGTAAAGTATTGAAATGTATATCAGACGGCGAATATGTTTTTGGGTCAAGAATTGAGCTTTCTGCTTGGAAGAGCGGACTTAATGATGCTCAATGGATATCGATACTGTTCACCGCGAATGAGTCACTAAAAAAGCAGTTGTGGGCTATTTATGCGTTCGATCAGTTCGTGCATAACATAGATAGACATTTCAATAATTATCTATACATGAAAAATAGCCGAGACCAAGTTATCGTCAAGACTTTTGATTTTAGTTTGAGTTCATTTGTCATTGGCTGGCCAAGAAGTACAACAAGCACACTCCCTACGGATTCAAGCACCTGTATCAATTGGAGTATAGCAAAACAGTTTATCGGTGATACCGAAGAACTAAGGAAAGTGGGGCTAAACGTTCTTGACAAGATAGAAAGAATAGGTGTAGATGCCATCTCTGATATACTTAATGGTATGCCAGAAGACTGGATGCCTCCCATGCATAAAGATTATCTAATAAAATGGTGGGCAGGAGAGGGTAAAACAGAACGAATAAATGCCATACGCTTGGAGATAAGTTCATGA
- a CDS encoding ATP-NAD kinase, with protein sequence MSEPISDPTVLPEKAALQLVVELIRGDKVPMHSSGNMDNLLKMYDQAVQHFKKDKQ encoded by the coding sequence ATGTCAGAACCCATTTCTGATCCAACAGTTTTACCTGAGAAGGCTGCGCTACAACTGGTAGTAGAGTTAATTCGTGGAGATAAAGTGCCAATGCACAGCTCTGGAAATATGGATAATCTGTTAAAAATGTATGACCAAGCTGTACAGCATTTCAAAAAGGACAAGCAATAA
- a CDS encoding recombination protein NinB, with amino-acid sequence MDKQIFFLRNEQVRRNLIAAINQLPLDDHHPITIRITDFDRSLLQNSMFHALCGDVAKQVLWMEKERNLVQWKTLFVSGHAMATGMGAEVVPGLEGEFCNIRESTAKMGIKRMTSLIEYSQAWAVGSGVKLREVRYTNDYFGRAA; translated from the coding sequence ATGGATAAACAAATATTCTTTCTACGAAACGAGCAAGTAAGACGAAACCTGATAGCAGCAATAAACCAACTCCCCCTTGATGACCACCACCCCATAACAATCCGCATCACCGACTTTGACCGCTCCCTACTGCAAAACAGCATGTTCCACGCATTGTGTGGTGACGTGGCTAAGCAGGTTTTGTGGATGGAGAAAGAGCGCAATCTGGTTCAGTGGAAAACGTTATTCGTATCGGGCCACGCAATGGCAACCGGTATGGGTGCGGAAGTGGTGCCTGGATTAGAGGGCGAGTTCTGCAACATCAGGGAATCGACCGCCAAGATGGGTATTAAGCGCATGACGAGCTTAATTGAATACTCGCAAGCATGGGCGGTCGGTAGTGGCGTGAAGTTGCGCGAGGTTCGCTACACCAATGATTATTTTGGGAGGGCAGCATGA
- a CDS encoding HNH endonuclease signature motif containing protein yields MKHKPFTYLVEQEGRMDWALLKEALKYNPETGNFTSALHSGVKVRGMIAENGYLKVSFNKQVFFAHRLAWFYVHGKWPTADIDHINGNPSDNRLCNLREATRARNTHNQRLGKSNTSGARCVSWSRNAKRWVIQITRFGHRFNLGTHADKEKAIEIANEFLRKSDGEFFTDVTSRHNLPQDRIALLALIKKSRDVDPVKTLEPTKRIWASHMLSGWGKWAYSGLEGKTQISPIGRFMESVSGRGAITADGIVAIIEGLHDRGYSGGELINKLAQIIASLKHTSAPEISDEEGMFMDRVIMKTLGAGTPLMRVAVDYFVYGHRIETISQYLIRITSGALTPPQARDRIRWCIRIIEAKIYNSIHRELEMNESNQKAA; encoded by the coding sequence GTGAAGCATAAACCATTTACATATTTGGTAGAGCAAGAAGGCCGAATGGATTGGGCCCTTTTAAAAGAGGCTCTAAAGTACAACCCTGAAACTGGAAACTTTACCAGCGCACTACATTCTGGCGTGAAAGTAAGAGGGATGATTGCAGAGAATGGTTACCTGAAGGTTTCATTTAACAAACAGGTTTTCTTTGCTCACAGGTTGGCGTGGTTCTATGTACATGGGAAATGGCCAACAGCAGATATTGACCATATTAACGGCAATCCTTCAGATAATAGACTTTGCAATTTAAGAGAGGCCACTCGAGCAAGAAATACCCATAACCAAAGGTTAGGCAAGTCAAATACATCTGGTGCCCGCTGCGTAAGTTGGAGTAGGAATGCTAAGAGGTGGGTCATTCAAATAACAAGGTTCGGACATAGATTCAATCTTGGCACTCATGCTGATAAAGAAAAAGCAATTGAGATCGCTAATGAATTTCTCCGTAAAAGCGATGGGGAATTTTTCACTGATGTAACCAGTAGACACAACCTTCCTCAAGATAGGATCGCATTACTGGCTCTCATAAAGAAAAGCAGAGATGTCGATCCGGTAAAGACGCTTGAACCAACAAAAAGGATTTGGGCAAGTCACATGCTAAGTGGTTGGGGGAAATGGGCTTATAGCGGCTTGGAAGGTAAGACACAAATAAGCCCAATAGGTAGATTCATGGAGTCTGTGTCAGGTCGGGGGGCCATAACAGCAGATGGAATCGTTGCAATCATTGAAGGACTACATGATCGCGGTTATTCAGGTGGGGAGCTTATCAATAAATTAGCGCAAATCATTGCAAGTTTAAAACACACCTCAGCTCCAGAGATAAGCGATGAAGAGGGTATGTTCATGGATCGGGTAATCATGAAAACCCTTGGGGCCGGAACGCCGTTAATGCGAGTTGCTGTTGATTACTTTGTCTATGGGCATCGCATTGAGACTATATCGCAATATCTAATTCGAATAACAAGCGGGGCGTTAACACCACCTCAAGCAAGGGACAGGATTAGATGGTGCATTAGAATTATTGAGGCAAAGATATATAACTCAATTCATCGAGAGCTTGAAATGAATGAATCTAATCAAAAAGCCGCATGA
- a CDS encoding DNA replication protein, which yields MSNVLAFRQPDTARPEATGKGFALMHRKIMDLPFYRTDSEAVHLWFHFILTANHAPAIVSTELGDVMVRRGEFMTGRNKLELATGITGNRIKYLIGKFEKLGMITKSTTKKFSLIYVTKYDEYQPNLVPTDYQQSAIANPLIPSAGGEVVPTDYQQSATNNEVTNNSITNVIESTSSADKAGKKKPSFSCEDVVNVYHDILPEAKGIRALSDKRRNLIKTFWVKASKITRQLDSQPFTLESWKAYLTYISTNCRWMLENRPDARSGKTWQKKGLEYFLNDETYLLVREGAKDDH from the coding sequence ATGAGTAACGTCTTAGCGTTTCGTCAACCAGACACAGCAAGGCCGGAGGCAACCGGTAAGGGGTTTGCCTTGATGCATAGAAAAATAATGGATCTGCCTTTCTACAGGACGGATTCTGAAGCTGTTCACCTGTGGTTCCATTTCATCCTTACCGCCAATCACGCACCGGCAATAGTTAGTACTGAGCTAGGTGATGTCATGGTTCGTCGCGGTGAATTTATGACCGGTCGTAATAAGCTGGAATTGGCAACCGGTATCACAGGAAACCGCATCAAATATCTCATCGGTAAATTTGAAAAACTTGGGATGATCACTAAGTCAACCACCAAGAAATTCTCACTAATTTACGTCACAAAATACGACGAATATCAGCCAAATTTAGTGCCAACAGATTACCAACAAAGTGCCATCGCAAACCCGCTGATACCAAGCGCTGGCGGCGAGGTTGTGCCAACAGATTACCAACAAAGTGCCACAAACAATGAAGTAACTAATAACTCTATTACTAACGTAATAGAGAGTACCTCTTCAGCCGATAAAGCTGGAAAGAAAAAACCGTCATTCAGTTGTGAAGATGTGGTCAATGTTTATCACGACATCCTACCAGAAGCTAAAGGCATCAGAGCACTCAGCGACAAACGCCGTAACCTGATCAAAACTTTCTGGGTGAAAGCCAGCAAGATAACTAGGCAACTGGACAGCCAGCCATTCACGCTGGAAAGCTGGAAAGCCTACCTGACTTACATTTCCACCAATTGCCGCTGGATGCTGGAAAACAGACCTGATGCTCGTTCTGGCAAGACGTGGCAGAAAAAGGGGTTGGAATATTTTCTGAACGACGAAACTTACCTGCTAGTCCGCGAGGGGGCCAAGGATGACCATTGA
- a CDS encoding CII family transcriptional regulator codes for MERASNSKRIMEVESELRSRMAIKGQSKFAREAGWAESKVSRLNVHDMAVTFVLLEKIWETSVIREIARQAVIAVTGKQKAPMAVEASEQQITMSF; via the coding sequence ATGGAACGTGCAAGTAACAGCAAGAGAATTATGGAAGTTGAATCTGAGCTACGAAGCCGAATGGCTATCAAGGGACAGAGCAAGTTTGCGCGGGAGGCTGGCTGGGCCGAATCAAAGGTAAGCCGGTTAAACGTACATGACATGGCAGTGACGTTTGTTCTTCTGGAGAAGATATGGGAGACGAGCGTAATAAGGGAAATCGCAAGGCAGGCTGTGATTGCGGTGACCGGAAAGCAAAAAGCCCCGATGGCAGTCGAGGCTTCAGAACAACAGATAACTATGTCTTTCTAG
- a CDS encoding DUF3037 domain-containing protein, with the protein MKTFKYSLIRITPNLEKGETINVGLIVYLDEDIDVRMLHSVSKLRAIDKSLDLNYLEELTGNLFHLSSAINDIKMLPRLFKGSLSLSEFGVFTVGSSDNYEAKLNELMNRLVNPHKKPYKRVNKKIFFDIRDMFSKQGILGKYSEDIFEHKVVANYPISAEEGLVADFLLKNGKYHLTETLDFRTENVKKQMGEAAISALTINKAVEIYSNNIDSFVIYAAETMAQENSAKHQLNLLGKHTDNLINAFSRDDMMVYYEKMMNAASPLH; encoded by the coding sequence ATGAAAACATTTAAGTACAGCTTAATCAGAATAACGCCAAATCTCGAAAAAGGCGAAACGATTAATGTTGGGCTAATTGTATATCTGGACGAAGATATCGATGTGCGGATGCTGCATTCTGTTTCAAAACTTAGAGCAATAGATAAAAGCCTTGACCTGAATTATCTTGAAGAACTGACGGGTAACCTGTTTCATTTATCGAGCGCCATTAATGATATAAAAATGCTTCCACGGCTTTTTAAGGGGTCATTATCGCTATCTGAGTTTGGCGTTTTCACTGTAGGTAGTAGCGATAACTATGAAGCAAAGCTGAATGAATTGATGAATCGACTGGTCAACCCCCACAAAAAACCATATAAACGCGTAAACAAGAAAATATTCTTTGATATTAGGGATATGTTCAGTAAGCAAGGTATCCTTGGAAAATATAGTGAGGATATTTTTGAACATAAGGTTGTGGCAAATTACCCGATCAGCGCAGAAGAGGGGCTTGTGGCTGATTTCTTGTTAAAGAATGGGAAATATCATTTAACAGAAACACTAGATTTTAGAACGGAAAACGTAAAGAAGCAGATGGGTGAAGCGGCTATTAGCGCATTAACAATAAATAAAGCCGTTGAAATATATAGTAATAATATAGATTCATTTGTAATTTATGCAGCAGAAACAATGGCCCAAGAAAATAGCGCTAAACATCAGTTAAACTTATTGGGAAAGCATACTGATAACTTAATAAATGCATTTAGTCGCGATGATATGATGGTTTATTATGAGAAAATGATGAACGCCGCATCCCCGCTTCATTAA